In Aerococcus loyolae, a genomic segment contains:
- a CDS encoding deoxynucleoside kinase: MIVFAGTIGAGKSTYAGKLAEYLGTKVFYKPVEENPILDKYYQDPKKYAFSLQIYFLNQRFKNIKAAFFDNNNVLDRSIYEDELFTYLNVLNGNISEEEFSIYRDLLANMMEELDSLPKKAPDLLVFLDSSLDNAVKNIKKRGRVYEQPSSDNGLYDYYRQLHSHYGQWYADYDQSPKMRLNVDNYDIHRPEDAQIIFDSIDTYLEKIQ, encoded by the coding sequence GTGATAGTTTTTGCTGGAACCATCGGCGCAGGGAAATCGACCTATGCCGGAAAATTAGCTGAATATTTAGGCACAAAAGTATTTTACAAACCTGTCGAGGAAAACCCCATCCTTGATAAATATTACCAAGACCCCAAGAAATATGCCTTTTCCTTACAGATTTACTTTCTAAACCAACGCTTTAAAAATATTAAGGCAGCCTTTTTTGATAATAATAACGTTTTGGACCGTAGTATTTACGAAGACGAACTTTTCACCTATTTGAATGTTTTAAATGGGAATATCTCTGAAGAAGAGTTTAGCATCTACCGTGACTTACTAGCCAACATGATGGAAGAATTAGACAGCCTACCTAAAAAGGCTCCTGATCTCTTAGTCTTTTTAGATAGTTCCCTAGACAACGCTGTCAAAAACATCAAAAAACGGGGCCGAGTTTATGAACAACCAAGTTCTGATAATGGCCTTTACGATTATTACCGTCAACTCCACAGCCACTATGGTCAATGGTATGCAGACTATGACCAGTCACCTAAAATGCGGCTAAATGTGGATAATTATGACATTCATCGTCCCGAAGATGCCCAAATCATTTTTGATAGTATTGACACTTACTTAGAAAAAATTCAATAG
- a CDS encoding DEAD/DEAH box helicase, which translates to MQDLLLGRLLAASELPEELDLSDASSLPAIKVDGKQLVCQRCFNQLAFYPNPCTCEGTCFYCLNCLAFAKLRTCDRLYYDLDPHFYFKDLCREQPYLEWPGTLSPQQEQCADQLLASYQAGQDHLVWAVTGAGKTEMIFPLVDYALCQGQRIALATPRVDVCNELFPRFQAAFPEIDILLLHGKVDHPYRLSPLTIASTHQLLRFYQAFDLLIVDEVDAFPYHGDPLLEAASRRAVKDTGVRVELTATPSKDQQRAIKQEKIAASILPARYHRHPLPVPKHRWVGDWRQAIAKGRLPGVLGSTIQSFLKKGEAFLLFLPHIAMMEALEKILHKHFKQVSFTSVSSKDPDRIEKVAAMREQNYQFLLTTTILERGVTFPGIHVIVLGSEDRVFNTSSLVQIAGRVGRKPDQASGKVYFLHEGKTKASLQAVKQIQWLNQEARKRGLIDE; encoded by the coding sequence ATGCAAGACTTACTTTTAGGACGGCTGCTGGCGGCAAGTGAGCTACCTGAGGAGCTTGATTTAAGCGATGCCTCTAGTTTGCCAGCGATAAAGGTCGATGGAAAGCAATTGGTCTGCCAACGTTGTTTTAACCAGCTAGCTTTTTATCCGAATCCGTGTACTTGTGAAGGGACGTGTTTTTATTGTTTAAATTGCTTGGCCTTTGCCAAGTTAAGGACCTGTGACCGGCTTTATTATGACTTAGATCCTCATTTTTACTTTAAAGACTTATGTCGGGAACAACCTTACCTAGAATGGCCGGGCACCCTATCGCCCCAGCAAGAGCAGTGTGCCGATCAATTGCTGGCTTCTTATCAAGCGGGGCAGGATCACTTGGTTTGGGCAGTCACTGGAGCAGGGAAAACAGAGATGATTTTTCCCCTAGTTGACTATGCCCTCTGTCAGGGGCAGCGTATCGCCTTGGCCACGCCTCGGGTCGATGTCTGTAATGAGTTATTCCCCCGCTTTCAAGCTGCCTTCCCAGAAATTGATATTCTCCTCCTCCACGGCAAGGTTGACCACCCTTACCGGCTAAGTCCCTTGACTATTGCTTCGACCCACCAGTTACTGCGCTTTTACCAGGCCTTTGATCTTTTAATTGTTGATGAAGTCGATGCCTTTCCCTACCATGGTGATCCCTTATTAGAAGCAGCTAGCCGCCGAGCCGTCAAAGATACCGGCGTGCGAGTGGAACTCACCGCTACCCCTTCAAAAGACCAGCAAAGGGCTATCAAGCAGGAAAAGATTGCCGCTTCTATCCTGCCAGCTCGCTACCACCGCCATCCTCTCCCAGTTCCCAAGCACCGCTGGGTTGGCGATTGGCGCCAAGCCATTGCTAAGGGGCGCTTGCCGGGTGTATTAGGTTCAACCATCCAGTCCTTTCTAAAGAAGGGCGAGGCTTTTTTACTCTTTCTCCCCCATATTGCCATGATGGAGGCACTCGAAAAAATTCTCCATAAGCATTTTAAGCAAGTAAGCTTTACTAGTGTTTCCTCCAAGGACCCTGATCGGATTGAAAAGGTAGCCGCCATGCGTGAACAGAATTATCAGTTTTTACTTACCACTACTATTTTAGAGCGGGGCGTGACCTTTCCCGGTATTCACGTCATTGTCTTAGGAAGTGAAGACCGGGTCTTTAACACCTCCTCCTTAGTTCAGATTGCTGGACGGGTAGGACGAAAACCTGACCAAGCCAGCGGGAAAGTATATTTTCTTCATGAGGGGAAAACGAAGGCCAGCCTGCAAGCGGTCAAGCAGATTCAGTGGCTAAATCAAGAAGCTAGGAAGCGGGGGTTAATCGATGAGTGA
- the hpf gene encoding ribosome hibernation-promoting factor, HPF/YfiA family encodes MFTYNVRGENIEITPAIRDYAENKISKIEKYFKDAPDTTVYVNAKVYQNGEAKAEVTVPLPRLTLRAEETSQDLYGSIDLVVDKLERQVKKYKTRINRKSREKGISDVMFTENNQEDSKDDNDSNIEIVRTKSIAVKPMSAEEAVLQMEMLGHSFFIYEDAESESVSLVYKRHNGKYGLIEIEKDIVNE; translated from the coding sequence ATGTTTACTTACAATGTTCGCGGAGAAAATATTGAAATCACTCCTGCTATCCGTGATTATGCAGAGAACAAGATTTCAAAAATCGAGAAATACTTTAAAGACGCTCCGGATACAACCGTCTATGTGAATGCCAAAGTCTACCAAAACGGAGAGGCTAAAGCAGAAGTTACCGTTCCCCTACCACGTTTAACCTTACGGGCTGAAGAAACCTCACAAGACCTTTACGGTAGCATTGACCTAGTGGTTGATAAACTCGAACGCCAAGTGAAGAAATATAAAACTCGGATTAACCGCAAATCACGTGAAAAAGGTATTTCTGATGTGATGTTTACTGAAAACAATCAAGAAGACAGTAAAGATGACAATGACAGCAATATTGAAATTGTTCGTACCAAGAGTATTGCGGTAAAACCAATGAGCGCTGAAGAAGCGGTCTTACAAATGGAAATGTTAGGACACTCATTCTTTATTTATGAAGATGCTGAAAGTGAAAGCGTGTCCTTAGTTTACAAACGCCATAACGGTAAGTACGGTTTAATCGAAATTGAAAAAGACATCGTTAACGAATAA
- a CDS encoding ComF family protein, whose amino-acid sequence MSECLLCQESFQEKLSLKELLTWKSWEPSIICSTCQEAFHYLKGPRCQQCSREWEEEDYCSDCLTWQREDGWYFRNYSLFAYNDVFKNWLHTLKSKGDVRVAGLFTQELKKIKGAYPGYTWLAIPGSSAKFKKRGFHQSELILDQAGIPYQRLIHLAGSKKKQAQLNRQERLANQRQIERLTEGPLPQKILLFDDVYTTGATFHQVARFLESFGVEEITSLTLGR is encoded by the coding sequence ATGAGTGAGTGCTTATTGTGTCAGGAAAGCTTCCAAGAAAAGCTTAGCTTAAAAGAACTCCTCACCTGGAAAAGCTGGGAGCCTAGTATTATCTGTTCGACTTGCCAAGAGGCCTTTCATTATTTAAAGGGGCCGCGTTGTCAGCAATGTAGCCGGGAATGGGAAGAAGAGGACTACTGTTCTGACTGTTTGACCTGGCAAAGGGAGGATGGCTGGTACTTTCGTAATTACTCACTCTTCGCCTATAATGATGTCTTTAAAAACTGGTTACATACCTTGAAAAGTAAGGGGGATGTCAGGGTAGCTGGTTTATTTACTCAAGAACTCAAAAAGATTAAAGGCGCCTACCCCGGATATACCTGGCTAGCCATTCCTGGCTCAAGTGCAAAGTTTAAAAAACGCGGTTTTCATCAAAGTGAGCTTATTTTGGACCAGGCGGGTATTCCCTACCAACGTTTAATCCACCTAGCTGGATCCAAAAAGAAACAGGCCCAGTTGAACCGCCAAGAGCGTTTAGCTAACCAACGCCAGATTGAACGCTTGACAGAAGGACCACTCCCTCAAAAAATTCTTCTCTTTGATGATGTCTATACAACCGGTGCGACGTTCCACCAAGTGGCCCGTTTTTTAGAATCTTTTGGGGTAGAAGAAATCACTTCACTTACGCTGGGACGTTAG
- the pnuC gene encoding nicotinamide riboside transporter PnuC, translating to MQEQNKATKTLSLKECIHRALKPLNKVELAIIAFGFIVSLGFNLYGIITSLTSQEFDLNILMSLGMSIFGFLGTWTLAIQWQPTFIVNGIQNIFGIAAAAILGIYGDMFSSIYYLITEFVGHFSWAKRRDENGDLHVDQYFNLKIICQAVFFWTIGLGAFSYVLGGQQIVLDAITNGISFTAQQRQVTGHKDGYYLWLINDVLSVILWLQAGNLIVGFSYLGMLAQGIAGLIIWSKGKSSALEYENECID from the coding sequence ATGCAAGAACAAAACAAAGCCACTAAGACCCTGTCCTTAAAAGAATGTATTCACCGCGCCTTAAAACCACTCAACAAGGTGGAATTAGCCATCATCGCTTTTGGTTTTATCGTCTCCTTGGGATTTAATTTATATGGAATTATTACCAGTTTAACCAGCCAAGAATTTGACCTTAACATCCTTATGTCTCTGGGGATGAGTATTTTTGGGTTTTTAGGCACTTGGACCTTAGCCATCCAATGGCAACCCACTTTTATTGTCAATGGGATTCAAAATATCTTCGGGATTGCCGCTGCTGCTATCCTAGGGATTTACGGGGATATGTTTTCATCTATTTACTATCTCATCACCGAATTTGTCGGCCACTTCAGTTGGGCTAAACGTCGAGACGAAAATGGTGACCTCCATGTCGACCAATACTTTAATTTAAAAATAATTTGCCAAGCTGTCTTCTTCTGGACCATTGGTTTGGGGGCCTTCTCCTATGTATTGGGTGGCCAACAAATTGTCTTAGATGCCATCACTAACGGGATTTCCTTTACCGCCCAACAACGTCAAGTGACTGGTCACAAGGACGGCTACTATCTCTGGTTAATTAACGATGTCCTTTCAGTAATTCTTTGGTTACAAGCGGGCAACCTCATCGTTGGTTTCTCATACCTAGGCATGTTAGCTCAAGGGATTGCCGGTTTAATTATCTGGTCTAAAGGAAAGAGCTCTGCCTTAGAATACGAAAACGAATGCATCGACTAA
- a CDS encoding IS30 family transposase, translating to MKHSNTKPRSYTHLSAEKRGIIQAMHQEGHKQKEIADAVGVNQCTISRELKRGKTRQMNYDHTYVDVYLAETGSRVYKDNRSNSKARGALYGKSNFIKAFEEALLTPKEDRIFSVDTFIHDYRRKHPLERVPCTKTMYKYINLGLLNVRNIDLPMKTRIRPRKQPSEPRGTNKKVFGKSIDQRCPDVLSREEFGHWELDLVIGKKTKGEPCLITLVERKTRKFLTKKTWKWDADSIVKSVKKVILKEGQACFKTLTTDNGSEFSKLSQLEYALKDLEVFFAHAYSAWEKGSNERHNRMLREFLPKGTSFKKLTYQELAHYTNTINNRFRKVLDYQTPNDCYNLEVAKLQETLKEAG from the coding sequence ATGAAACATTCTAACACGAAACCTAGATCATATACACACCTTTCTGCAGAAAAACGCGGAATTATCCAAGCAATGCACCAAGAAGGACATAAACAGAAAGAGATTGCTGACGCCGTTGGCGTCAATCAATGCACCATATCTCGTGAACTAAAACGTGGAAAAACACGTCAAATGAACTATGATCATACCTACGTTGATGTCTATCTTGCAGAAACTGGCTCGCGTGTTTATAAAGATAATCGGTCAAATTCTAAAGCCAGAGGCGCTTTGTATGGAAAATCTAACTTCATTAAAGCCTTTGAGGAAGCCTTACTGACACCTAAAGAAGACCGTATTTTCAGTGTTGATACGTTTATTCATGATTACCGCAGAAAACACCCTTTAGAAAGAGTTCCTTGCACCAAAACCATGTATAAATATATCAATCTTGGTTTATTAAATGTGAGGAATATTGATCTTCCTATGAAAACAAGGATTCGTCCAAGAAAACAACCTAGTGAACCGCGTGGGACGAATAAAAAGGTATTTGGAAAAAGCATTGATCAGCGATGCCCAGACGTCCTTTCAAGAGAAGAATTTGGTCACTGGGAGCTTGACCTCGTGATAGGAAAGAAGACTAAAGGAGAGCCATGTCTTATTACTCTAGTTGAACGGAAAACGCGAAAATTCCTCACCAAGAAGACTTGGAAGTGGGATGCAGATTCCATTGTAAAATCGGTTAAAAAGGTGATTCTTAAAGAGGGTCAAGCGTGTTTTAAAACCTTAACGACCGATAACGGCAGTGAATTTTCTAAACTATCTCAGCTTGAGTATGCTCTGAAGGATTTGGAAGTCTTTTTCGCCCATGCCTATTCAGCTTGGGAAAAAGGCAGTAATGAGAGACATAATCGCATGTTAAGAGAATTCTTGCCCAAAGGGACAAGCTTTAAAAAGCTGACATACCAGGAACTCGCACACTATACGAATACAATAAATAATCGCTTTAGAAAGGTCTTAGATTATCAAACCCCTAACGACTGTTATAACCTAGAAGTTGCGAAACTTCAGGAAACGCTTAAAGAAGCAGGCTAA
- a CDS encoding bifunctional 4-hydroxy-2-oxoglutarate aldolase/2-dehydro-3-deoxy-phosphogluconate aldolase produces MAETFKEQLGKEQLLPLYTVNDLGSVALAEAVLSENNLSFIEVTYRSDLASQAIQQLADRGKLVVGAGTVRDLDTAKDAVDHGAQFIVSPGLSTEVVDYCLKEDIPVFPGAVTPSEIMQAMDLDLDVVKFFPANVYGGLSAIKSLAGPFFDIQFIPTGGVNSDNFTDYLANDAVLAVGGSFILSEKEVLKDEGKTASEKLAALTKQLH; encoded by the coding sequence ATGGCAGAAACTTTTAAAGAACAATTAGGCAAAGAACAACTCTTACCCTTATACACGGTTAATGACTTAGGGTCGGTAGCCTTAGCTGAGGCGGTTTTAAGTGAAAATAACTTATCCTTTATCGAAGTCACCTACCGCAGTGACCTGGCTTCTCAAGCCATCCAGCAATTGGCGGATAGGGGAAAATTAGTTGTGGGAGCAGGAACAGTCCGTGACTTGGATACCGCCAAGGACGCCGTTGATCATGGCGCGCAATTTATTGTCAGTCCCGGTTTATCGACTGAAGTAGTCGATTATTGCTTGAAAGAAGATATCCCTGTCTTTCCGGGAGCAGTTACTCCAAGTGAAATCATGCAAGCCATGGACTTAGACCTTGACGTGGTGAAATTCTTCCCAGCCAATGTCTATGGGGGCCTGTCAGCGATTAAGTCTTTAGCAGGGCCTTTCTTTGATATCCAATTCATCCCCACTGGCGGGGTCAATAGTGACAATTTCACCGACTATTTAGCCAATGACGCCGTATTGGCAGTGGGAGGCTCCTTTATCTTGTCTGAAAAAGAGGTCTTAAAAGATGAAGGAAAGACAGCCTCGGAAAAATTAGCTGCCTTAACCAAGCAGCTCCACTAA
- a CDS encoding YigZ family protein yields MIEYRTIKSAGEHEIEIKKSRFICRIQRAYTKEEADAFVEEVRKEHYKATHNCVAYQIGERNEIQRALDDGEPSGTAGVPMLEVLKNMDLKNVACVVTRYFGGTKLGAGGLVRAYSGAVSEAVHQIGVVERRLQTQVDVTIDYSLNGSMAYWVENSPYSLLDTTYLEKVTYHLGVPSQEVDKVQEELTNLTAAQASFHIGEEVYVDIPVPVDTDQ; encoded by the coding sequence ATGATTGAGTACCGTACCATTAAAAGTGCTGGTGAACATGAAATAGAAATCAAAAAATCACGCTTTATATGTCGGATTCAGCGTGCCTACACTAAGGAAGAAGCCGACGCCTTTGTTGAAGAGGTGAGAAAAGAACATTATAAGGCCACCCACAACTGTGTCGCCTACCAAATCGGAGAGCGTAATGAAATTCAAAGAGCCCTCGATGATGGTGAACCCAGTGGAACTGCTGGAGTTCCTATGCTGGAAGTCCTAAAAAATATGGATTTAAAAAATGTTGCCTGTGTGGTTACCCGGTATTTTGGAGGCACCAAATTGGGAGCTGGCGGTCTAGTCCGGGCCTATAGCGGTGCCGTTTCCGAAGCCGTCCACCAAATTGGTGTGGTTGAACGCCGCTTGCAAACCCAAGTCGACGTGACAATCGATTATTCCCTCAATGGTAGCATGGCCTACTGGGTGGAAAACTCTCCCTACTCGCTCCTAGATACAACCTACTTGGAAAAAGTGACCTATCATTTAGGCGTTCCGAGCCAAGAAGTAGACAAAGTCCAAGAAGAACTCACCAATCTTACCGCTGCCCAAGCCAGTTTTCATATTGGTGAAGAAGTTTATGTGGACATACCTGTCCCGGTCGATACTGATCAATAA
- a CDS encoding glycogen/starch/alpha-glucan phosphorylase, producing the protein MNTMAAMAKNQFHKSIEDISDQELYYLLLDLIKDKSKGLATNHSKKKLYYVSAEFLIGKLLVNNLLNLGIYDQVEEELQAHGRSLTEVEQAEKEPSLGNGGLGRLASCFLDSIASLGMNGDGIGLNYHFGLFRQFFDNNQQTAKPDDWLGGRTWLNRTETTFTVPFKNGPVASTLYEIDIIGFKRGERNRLRLFDLDTVNSDLIQWGTIQFDKENIPENLTLFLYPDDSDHAGRMLRIYQQYFMVSNAAQLIIREALDRGSNLHDLADYAVIQINDTHPTFIIPELIRLLTEDHDFTFEEAVAVVRQVVAFTNHTILSEALEKWPLADIEAVQPEIANIICRLDRMIKEEFPGNHAVEIIDGSNTVHMASIAIHFGFSTNGVARLHSDILVNSELKAFAAIYPEKFSNKTNGITFRRWIMAANPRLGHLIDQSIGDQWHQGIADLSDLSKEKNNTNFMNQLAQIKQANKERLADHLKASKRIDIKPDSIIDVQIKRIHEYKRQQMLALYIIYKYFDIKNGNLPQTPITILFGGKAAPAYTIAQDIIHLILTLSALIKEDPEVAPYLQVEFVSNYNVTEAEYLIPAADISEQISLASKEASGTGNMKFMLNGALTICTLDGANVEIAERVGEDNIYTFGKSSDEIIDLYTNNGYNPQDYYNRPAIKALVDFIVSSEMIRLGHESQLRRLYEDIKNKDYFMAMIDLEEYIALKDKMYQDYEDQDAWLDKVLVNISEAGYFSSDRTILEYNEDIWHLDVDDPE; encoded by the coding sequence ATGAATACAATGGCAGCTATGGCAAAAAATCAATTTCATAAGTCCATAGAAGATATTAGTGACCAGGAACTTTATTATTTACTACTCGATTTGATCAAAGATAAAAGCAAAGGTTTAGCTACTAATCACAGCAAGAAAAAACTTTATTATGTATCGGCAGAATTCTTGATTGGTAAATTACTGGTCAATAACCTCTTAAACTTAGGGATCTATGACCAAGTTGAAGAAGAATTACAGGCTCATGGCCGGTCTTTAACGGAAGTGGAACAAGCAGAAAAAGAACCTTCACTCGGTAATGGGGGATTGGGACGCTTGGCTTCTTGCTTCTTAGATTCTATTGCCAGTTTAGGCATGAACGGGGACGGAATCGGTTTAAATTACCATTTTGGTCTCTTCCGGCAGTTTTTTGATAATAACCAGCAAACGGCCAAACCTGATGACTGGTTAGGGGGGAGAACTTGGTTAAATCGTACCGAGACTACTTTTACCGTTCCCTTTAAAAATGGGCCAGTCGCTTCCACCTTATATGAGATTGATATTATTGGCTTTAAAAGAGGAGAACGTAACCGCCTCCGCTTATTTGACCTGGACACGGTGAATTCAGATTTAATCCAATGGGGTACCATCCAATTTGATAAGGAAAATATCCCTGAAAACCTGACCCTTTTTCTCTATCCTGATGACTCTGACCATGCCGGGCGGATGTTAAGAATCTATCAACAATACTTTATGGTCTCTAACGCCGCTCAATTGATTATTCGTGAAGCCTTGGATCGGGGGTCCAACCTCCATGATTTAGCTGACTATGCGGTCATTCAGATTAATGATACCCACCCTACCTTTATCATTCCTGAATTGATCCGACTGTTAACTGAAGACCACGACTTTACTTTTGAAGAAGCGGTGGCAGTTGTTCGTCAGGTGGTGGCCTTTACTAACCATACTATTTTGAGTGAGGCCTTGGAAAAATGGCCACTGGCAGATATTGAAGCCGTTCAACCGGAAATTGCTAATATAATCTGCCGTTTAGACCGTATGATTAAGGAAGAGTTTCCAGGTAATCATGCGGTTGAGATTATCGATGGGTCCAACACGGTCCATATGGCCAGCATTGCCATCCATTTTGGCTTTTCGACTAACGGCGTAGCCCGTTTGCATTCGGATATCTTGGTAAATAGTGAACTCAAGGCCTTTGCCGCTATTTACCCAGAAAAATTCTCCAATAAGACTAATGGGATCACCTTTAGACGTTGGATAATGGCTGCCAATCCGCGTTTGGGTCATTTAATTGATCAAAGCATTGGCGACCAATGGCATCAAGGTATTGCAGATCTTAGCGATTTAAGCAAAGAAAAGAATAATACGAATTTCATGAATCAATTAGCCCAAATTAAGCAGGCCAACAAGGAACGGTTAGCGGACCATTTAAAAGCAAGTAAACGGATCGATATTAAGCCAGATTCGATTATTGATGTTCAAATTAAACGGATCCATGAGTATAAGCGCCAACAAATGCTGGCCCTTTATATTATTTACAAATATTTTGATATCAAGAACGGCAACCTTCCCCAAACCCCAATCACCATTCTTTTTGGCGGCAAGGCTGCTCCAGCCTATACCATTGCCCAAGATATTATCCACTTAATTCTTACCTTGTCAGCTCTGATTAAGGAAGATCCTGAAGTGGCACCTTATTTACAGGTTGAGTTTGTCTCCAACTATAATGTCACGGAAGCAGAATACCTCATCCCGGCAGCTGATATTTCTGAACAAATCTCCTTGGCTTCAAAAGAAGCGAGTGGGACGGGGAATATGAAATTTATGCTCAATGGTGCCTTGACCATTTGTACCTTGGATGGGGCGAATGTGGAAATTGCTGAGCGGGTAGGAGAAGACAACATCTACACCTTTGGTAAGTCTAGTGATGAGATTATTGACCTCTATACGAATAATGGCTATAATCCACAAGATTACTATAATCGCCCCGCCATTAAAGCTCTGGTCGACTTTATTGTGAGTTCGGAAATGATTCGCTTAGGCCATGAGAGCCAATTACGGCGTCTCTATGAAGATATCAAGAACAAGGACTACTTCATGGCCATGATTGACTTAGAAGAATACATTGCCCTCAAAGATAAGATGTACCAAGACTATGAAGACCAAGACGCTTGGTTGGATAAGGTCTTAGTCAATATTTCTGAGGCAGGCTACTTCTCTAGTGACCGGACCATTTTGGAATATAATGAAGATATTTGGCACTTAGACGTAGACGATCCCGAATAA